TTGCTGGGAAGGCGCCCACAAGATCAAGGTTGAAACCGTTCCCGATCCAACCATCTTGAATCCCCGAGACGCGATTATTAAAATTACCTCCACCGCCATCTGCGGCTCGGATCTCCATCTCTACAACGGCTGGAACCCCACCATGAAAGCCGGGGATATCTTGGGTCACGAGTTTATGGGAGAGATCGTCGATCTGGGGAGAGACATTCAAAACCAGCACCTCAAAGTCGGCGATCGCGTTGTGGTTCCCTTCACCATTTCCTGCGGGAGCTGCTTCTTCTGCAACCGCCAGCTCTGGTCCCTGTGCGACAACTCCAACCCCAACGCCTGGATGGCCGAGCAAATGATGGGCCACTCTCCCGCGGGATTATTTGGCTATTCTCACCTCACGGGTGGCTACGCCGGCGGCCAGGCAGAATATGCTCGGGTGCCCTTCGCCGATGTGGGACTGTTCAAGATCCCAGACGGGCTCGACGATGAGCAGGTCCTGTTTTTCACCGACATTTTCCCCACGGGCTACATGGCCGCCGAAAACTGCGACATTCAGCCCGGCGACACAGTGGCCATCTGGGGCTGCGGTCCGGTGGGACAGTTCGCCATTCGCAGCGCCCTCATGCTGGGAGCGGAGCGCGTGATCGCCATCGATCGGATTCCGGAGCGCCTCCAGCTGGCCAAAGACGGCGGCGCAGAGATCTTGAACTACGAAGAGGTCGAGGTGGGCGAAGCCCTCAAGGAAATGACGGGGGGCCTAGGCCCTGACTCAGTCATGGATGCCGTCGGCATGGAGGCCCACGGCCTCGGGCTCGAGGGCTTCTACGACAAGGCAAAGCAGATCGCCCGCCTAGAAACCGATCGCCCCAACGTGCTGCGTCAGGCGATCGTGGCCTGCCGCAAGGGAGGGACGGTATCAGTGCCAGGGGTTTACACCGGCTTTGTCGACAAGATGCCCATGGGGGCTTTCATGAACAAAGGTCTCACCATGAAAACCGGCCAAACCCATGTCCATCGATATCTACAGCCCCTGCTCAATCGCGTTCAGAACGGCGAAATCGATCCCTCTTTTGTCATTACCCATCGCCTCCCCCTAGAGCAAGCGGCCCACGGCTACGAGATTTTTAATGACAAAAAAGATAGCTGCATCAAGGTTGTTCTCAAGCCGGAAATTGCGGCCTAATTTCCCTTAGCAATCGAGAACTTTTTGACTCTATCAGCAGCGCTCATTTTTGGGGCGCTGCTGTCGCATATTGCCACCACCACGTCAGCAAGACAGCCCGACACTGCAAGCACAGCAGCCGATCTAGAAGGATTTCTAGCCCCTCCCGAGTAGCGGGATAAGTATCAGCCAGAGCATCCGATTCGGCTAGCGCAGCGCTCTCCAAATAGGCAACAAATCCATAGAGCTTTTGGTTAGAAAAAGAGCTGTTGATGGGCCAGCCTTGGGGGCTCAAAGGACACAGCTGGGTCACCAGCGCTGCATCCACTCCCAGCTCTCGCTGCAAAGTGGCGATCGCAGCTTGCTCAGGCGGCTGATCCGGGGCAACGCGTCCGCCCGGAAAGTCCAGCGTCGCGGTCCCCAGGCCGGGACGATAGCTGGGGCGGGGCAGCAAAAGGCGATCGCCTGCGATCGGCAAAACAACCACCGAATCTGCTTTCTCGACACGCCAGTATTCCAGGGGATTTCCCTGGGAGTCCTGCAAGTGCTCACCAACGAGGGTCAACCAGCGCGATCGCAGCTCTAAAAATCGGTCTTTGACCAGCCAACGGGATTCTGGCTCGGGCTGTTTCTCCATTCACCCATTCCTCCACTGAGCAACAAAGCTAGATTCATCCAGCGACTGCGAACAGGACAATCCACTCGCTTCTCCATCTTTTGACAACCAGTCGCAAAGGCTCGTTCATCCTCTTCGCTCTCATCCCCAGCCCTTCTCCCAGGGGGAGAAGGGAGCACATCCGGTCCCCCTCTCCTCGAGGGAGAGAGGCTAGGGGTGAGGGGCCAGCAAATAAAGCGCTCAATTTTCTTGACATAGATTCTCAACTAGCTCTATGCTCCTAACCTTAGTGGGGTCGTTGTTGAAATTAATTCTCAACTGCTCTGCCAATCTTTTGGTTTTTAGATGCACCCACGAGGTACGTTGTCATGCAACAGATTCAGCACGGTCCAGGCACCCTAGCTCCCACTCCCGGCGAGGCCCTCGCACCCTGGAGCTATCCGGAACCCGAAAACACCCTGCCCGGACCGCGATCGCTGCCCTACCTGGAACGTCAGGCCCAGCGTGAGTCCAACGCCCGCAGCTATCCCCGCCGCATTCCCCTAGCCATCCGCGAGGCCCAGGGGATCTACGTCACCGACGCCGACGGTCAGCGCTACATCGACTGCCTCGCCGGGGCAGGCACCCTGGCCCTCGGCCACAACCACCCCGTGGTCATCGAGGCCATGCAGCGCACCCTCGCTAGCAAAAGTCCTCTGCACACGCTGGATCTGACCACGCCGATCAAAGACGAATTTGTGAGCGCGCTGTTTGATAGCTTGCCAGCGGAGTTTGCCCAGCGGGCGCGGGTGCAGTTCTGCGGTCCGTCCGGGGCCGACGCCGTCGAGGCAGCCGTCAAGCTGGTGAAAACGGCCACCGGGCGGCGCAGCATGCTGTCGTTCCAGGGCGGCTACCACGGCATGACCCACGGCGCCCTCAGCCTGACCGGCAACCTCGGCCCGAAAACGGCGATCGCGGGGCTCATGGGCGAAGTGCATTTCCTGCCCTACCCCTACGCCTACCGCTGCCCCCTGGGCCTGGGCGGGGAGCTGGGTCACCGGGCCATCAGCCGCTACATCGAGAACCTGCTCGACGATCCCGAAAGCGGCGTGGTGAAACCGGCGGGCATCATTTTGGAGGTGGTGCAGGGCGAGGGGGGCGTGATCCCCGCGCCGGTGGAGTGGCTGCGGGAGCTGCGCCGCATCACCCGCGATCGCCAAATTCCGCTGATTATTGACGAAATTCAGACTGGCTGGGGCCGCACTGGCAAGCTTTACGCCTTCGAGCACGCGGGCATCACGCCGGATGTCGTCTTGCTGTCCAAGGCGATCGGCGGCAGCCTGCCCCTGTCGGTGGTGCTCTACGACCAGTCCCTCGACCAGTGGGGGCCAGGAGCCCACGCGGGCACCTTCCGGGGCAACCAGCTGGCCATGGCGGCAGGCACCGCGACGCTCCAGTACCTCCAGGAGCACCACCTCGTCGAGCAGGCCCAGACCTTGGGCGATCGCCTGATGGCCCACCTCTACCAGGTGCAGGCGGAGTTTCCCGCCCTGGGCGAGGTGCGGGGCCGCGGCCTGATGGTGGGGGTCGAAGTGGTGAACCGCGCCGCCACTCCCAACTTCCAGGGCAGCTATCCCGCCCATCCCGCCCTGGCTCGCCACATTCAGGCCGAGTGTCTGCGCCGGGGCCTGATCCTGGAGCTCGGCGGTCGCCACGGCAGCGTGGTGCGCTTTTTGCCGCCGCTGATCGTCACCGCCACCGACATCGATCGCATTGCCGACATTTTCCATAGCGCGGTTACCGCCGCCACCGAAAGCCTGGAAGCAGCGGCCTAGAACGCTCAAGAGACTTTAACAATGCTTTTGGATACCCTTTCCCAAACATCCGGGACTACTTCTCCCTTCGATCGCTATTTTTTGAGCGCCGAACCCGAGAGTCTGGCCGCCTACCAAGAGGCGATCGCCCTGGCCCAGCAGGTGCTGCTGGACGACGTGAGAAATCACCCGCAGCCCTACAGCGGCCAGGATCCGCGCGCCCTAGAGCAGGCCATTGGCGATCGCTTTAGCGACCCTTTTTTTGAGCAAAATTTGCAACAAATTCTCATTAATGTAGGTGAAAAAATTCTCAGTAGTAGTGTGCGCGTGGCTGAGCCAACCTGCATGGCTCATCTCCACTGCCCGCCGCTAATTCCGGCGCTAGCCGCTGAGGTGCTGGTCAACGCCACCAACCAGTCCATGGACTCCTGGGACCAGAGCCCGAGCGCCACGATCCTGGAGCAGCGCCTGGTGACCTGGCTCTGCAAGATCTACGGCTACGGCGCTCAGGCGGACGGCGTTTTCACCAGTGGCGGCACCCAGTCAAATTTCATGGGGCTGCTGCTAGCCCGCGATCGCGCCTGTCGCGATCGCCTCGGCTGGTCGGTCCAGCAGCAGGGCCTGCCCCCCGAGGCGCGCCGGTTTCGCATTCTCTGCTCTGAGGTGGCCCACTTCACGATCCGCCAGGGGGCGTCACTCCTGGGACTGGGCGAGCAGGCCGTGGTGCCGGTGAAAACCGACGCGGCTTTCCGGATGTGTCCCCAGGACGCGGCGGAGAAGCTGGCCGAGCTGCGCTGTCAGGACCTCTGGCCCATTGCCCTAGTGGCCACCGCTGGCACCACGGACTTTGGCAGCATCGACCCCCTGGAGCCCCTGGCGGCGATCGCCCGGGAAGCGGGCCTCTGGTTCCACGTAGACGCGGCCTTTGGCGGGGCGCTGATCCTGAGCGATCGCCATCGGCCCAAGCTGGCGGGCATCGACGCCGCCGACTCCCTGACCGTGGACTTCCACAAGCTGTTTTATCAGCCCATTAGCTGCGGCGCGTTCCTGGTCCGGGACCGGGCGGCCTTCGAGCTGATGCGGGTCCACGCCGACTATCTCAATCCCGAGGGCAACGAAGCCCAGGGCATTCCGGATTTGGTGACCAAGTCGGTCCAGACCACGCGCCGGTTTGACGCCCTGAAGCTGTGGGTGTCCCTCCAGGCCGTGGGTCGCCAGACCTTCGGCGAGATGATCGACACCACCATCACTACGGCCCATCAAGCGGCCCAGGCCATCGACGCGGCCCCCGACCTGGAGCTAGTCAACTGGCCCGAAATCAACGCCGTGGTATTTCGCTACGCGCCCCCGGCCCTGCGCCAGGATCCGGCCGCCCGCGATCGCCTGAACCAGATTAATCGCGAGGTGCGCTGGGCCTTGCTGCGCCAGGGCCGCGCTGTGATCGCCCAAACCCAAATCGGCGATCGCGTCTATCTGAAATTCACCCTGCTCAACCCCCGCACCACGCTGGCTCACCTGACGGACCTGCTTCAGGAGATCCAGCGGCTGGGGACCACTTTGGAGATTTCCCATGGTTGAACAAACCCTTGTTCGTCAAACCCTTGATCCGGTCCAGCCCCTCAGCGATCGCCAAATCGCCGAAGAAGCCACGCTGCACAGCTTTCTCAACTGCTACCTGCGGGAAACAGGACGGGGCGATCGCCTCGGGGCCGGTCAACGGGCGATCGCGCCCGTGCTGGAAAAAACCGGCGCTGCGGAAGGGCTGCGGGTCGAGCTGACCCACCAAAGCATCGAAATCTTGATCGCTCTGCGCTACTGGTCACCCACGGGTCGCCACCGGTTCGCCTGCCCAATCTACTACCGCGCGCTAGGCAGCGATCGCCTGCTGGAGTTGGACTATCTCACCCTCGCCGCCCTCGTCACCAAGGAGCTGAGCCTCGAGCAGGGACAGTCAGGGGGCCAAGAGGAGCTGCTGCTGCGGATCATCCAGAGCTGCCAAAATATCCAGCATTTCGTTCGCGATCGCCGCCCCCACGCGTCGGATCTCTATCGCTTTCGCCAAACCTTTCGCGAGACCGAGCAGGCCCTAGTCCTCGGTCACCACCTCCACCCCACCCCCAAGAGCCGCCAAGGATTTGACGACGAAGAGCGCGATCGCTACTCCCCCGAAACCCAGAGTGCCTTTCCCCTGCACTACTTTCGCGCCCATCGCTCCCTGGTCGAAGAAGGATCGGCCCTCGAGCAGTCCGCCACAGACCTGATCAAAGCCGATTTACGCGTAGACCCCGAGGTTGACCCTAATTTTCAGGCGCTTTATTGCCAGAAGGACGAGTACAGCCTGATTCCCGTCCATCCCTGGCAGGCCCAGCAATTACTGCATCAGCCCGAGGTGGAGGCCCTCTTGCAGTCCGGCCAGCTCCAAGACCTCGGCCCCCAGGGGCGCGCCTTTTACCCCACCAGCTCGGTGCGTACGGTCTATCACCCAGACGCTCCCTTCATGGTGAAGCTCTCCCTCAACATCAAGATCACCAACTCCATCCGCACCAATCTCTACAAAGAGCTAGCGCGCGGCGTCGAAGTCTCCCAAATTCTCGACAGCCCCATCGGCCAAGATCTCCACTATCACTTCCCCAACTTTGGGGTGATCCGGGACCCGGCCTACATCACCGTTCGCCTCCCCGGCGAAACGGAGTCCTCGGCCTTTGCGGCGGTGCTGCGCGCCAATCCCTTTTGGGAAGCCCCCGACACCGATGCCACCTGTCTCATTTCTCTGTGTCAGGACGCCATCGACGGCTCGGGTTCACGGCTGGCGGCCATCATTCGCACCCTCGCTGCCCAAGAAAATCGCTCTACGCAAGAGGTCAGCCTGGACTGGTTCCGGGGCTATCTTCAGATCGCTCTCAAGCCCATTTTGTGGCTCTACTTCACCTATGGCATCGCCGTAGAAGCCCACCAGCAAAACAGCGTCCTCCAGCTCCAAGACGGCTATCCCACCCAGTTTCTCTACCGAGACAACCAGGGGTATTACTATCGCCGATCTTTCCACCACTTGCTGAACAGCATCTTGCCGGGTATCAGTGCACAAAGTC
This genomic stretch from Geitlerinema sp. PCC 7407 harbors:
- a CDS encoding aspartate aminotransferase family protein, whose translation is MQQIQHGPGTLAPTPGEALAPWSYPEPENTLPGPRSLPYLERQAQRESNARSYPRRIPLAIREAQGIYVTDADGQRYIDCLAGAGTLALGHNHPVVIEAMQRTLASKSPLHTLDLTTPIKDEFVSALFDSLPAEFAQRARVQFCGPSGADAVEAAVKLVKTATGRRSMLSFQGGYHGMTHGALSLTGNLGPKTAIAGLMGEVHFLPYPYAYRCPLGLGGELGHRAISRYIENLLDDPESGVVKPAGIILEVVQGEGGVIPAPVEWLRELRRITRDRQIPLIIDEIQTGWGRTGKLYAFEHAGITPDVVLLSKAIGGSLPLSVVLYDQSLDQWGPGAHAGTFRGNQLAMAAGTATLQYLQEHHLVEQAQTLGDRLMAHLYQVQAEFPALGEVRGRGLMVGVEVVNRAATPNFQGSYPAHPALARHIQAECLRRGLILELGGRHGSVVRFLPPLIVTATDIDRIADIFHSAVTAATESLEAAA
- a CDS encoding IucA/IucC family siderophore biosynthesis protein — protein: MVEQTLVRQTLDPVQPLSDRQIAEEATLHSFLNCYLRETGRGDRLGAGQRAIAPVLEKTGAAEGLRVELTHQSIEILIALRYWSPTGRHRFACPIYYRALGSDRLLELDYLTLAALVTKELSLEQGQSGGQEELLLRIIQSCQNIQHFVRDRRPHASDLYRFRQTFRETEQALVLGHHLHPTPKSRQGFDDEERDRYSPETQSAFPLHYFRAHRSLVEEGSALEQSATDLIKADLRVDPEVDPNFQALYCQKDEYSLIPVHPWQAQQLLHQPEVEALLQSGQLQDLGPQGRAFYPTSSVRTVYHPDAPFMVKLSLNIKITNSIRTNLYKELARGVEVSQILDSPIGQDLHYHFPNFGVIRDPAYITVRLPGETESSAFAAVLRANPFWEAPDTDATCLISLCQDAIDGSGSRLAAIIRTLAAQENRSTQEVSLDWFRGYLQIALKPILWLYFTYGIAVEAHQQNSVLQLQDGYPTQFLYRDNQGYYYRRSFHHLLNSILPGISAQSQTVCEDAVSDERLTYYFFLNNLLGLVNAFGVAGLIDEELLLAEVRRALAEVAPWDKGDSVLLRNLSQPRLRCKANLLTRFHDMDELVGPMATQSVYVEIDNPLMLAQTR
- a CDS encoding aspartate aminotransferase family protein, producing MLLDTLSQTSGTTSPFDRYFLSAEPESLAAYQEAIALAQQVLLDDVRNHPQPYSGQDPRALEQAIGDRFSDPFFEQNLQQILINVGEKILSSSVRVAEPTCMAHLHCPPLIPALAAEVLVNATNQSMDSWDQSPSATILEQRLVTWLCKIYGYGAQADGVFTSGGTQSNFMGLLLARDRACRDRLGWSVQQQGLPPEARRFRILCSEVAHFTIRQGASLLGLGEQAVVPVKTDAAFRMCPQDAAEKLAELRCQDLWPIALVATAGTTDFGSIDPLEPLAAIAREAGLWFHVDAAFGGALILSDRHRPKLAGIDAADSLTVDFHKLFYQPISCGAFLVRDRAAFELMRVHADYLNPEGNEAQGIPDLVTKSVQTTRRFDALKLWVSLQAVGRQTFGEMIDTTITTAHQAAQAIDAAPDLELVNWPEINAVVFRYAPPALRQDPAARDRLNQINREVRWALLRQGRAVIAQTQIGDRVYLKFTLLNPRTTLAHLTDLLQEIQRLGTTLEISHG
- a CDS encoding NUDIX domain-containing protein, translated to MEKQPEPESRWLVKDRFLELRSRWLTLVGEHLQDSQGNPLEYWRVEKADSVVVLPIAGDRLLLPRPSYRPGLGTATLDFPGGRVAPDQPPEQAAIATLQRELGVDAALVTQLCPLSPQGWPINSSFSNQKLYGFVAYLESAALAESDALADTYPATREGLEILLDRLLCLQCRAVLLTWWWQYATAAPQK
- a CDS encoding zinc-dependent alcohol dehydrogenase codes for the protein MKAVCWEGAHKIKVETVPDPTILNPRDAIIKITSTAICGSDLHLYNGWNPTMKAGDILGHEFMGEIVDLGRDIQNQHLKVGDRVVVPFTISCGSCFFCNRQLWSLCDNSNPNAWMAEQMMGHSPAGLFGYSHLTGGYAGGQAEYARVPFADVGLFKIPDGLDDEQVLFFTDIFPTGYMAAENCDIQPGDTVAIWGCGPVGQFAIRSALMLGAERVIAIDRIPERLQLAKDGGAEILNYEEVEVGEALKEMTGGLGPDSVMDAVGMEAHGLGLEGFYDKAKQIARLETDRPNVLRQAIVACRKGGTVSVPGVYTGFVDKMPMGAFMNKGLTMKTGQTHVHRYLQPLLNRVQNGEIDPSFVITHRLPLEQAAHGYEIFNDKKDSCIKVVLKPEIAA